A genome region from Ahaetulla prasina isolate Xishuangbanna chromosome 8, ASM2864084v1, whole genome shotgun sequence includes the following:
- the CXXC4 gene encoding CXXC-type zinc finger protein 4, protein MNTNVCVETGPNPEAPGLPKENHLPDGALNSLVDYNSEMERYRSFATFYKTNGGAFPQAAKIARITTPIFPTAAPAAAARIGMSPWNCAPATAAAATAMLWGSGAGGGGAGVGGPNPAAAAAGGVARKAAAVAAAASSVAAAPPPASSPASSLHAAGRSGGGGGGSLHHRNESQRLGKPGCAPAEQPSLQMANNNFLSTLAPEHCRPLAGDCMNKLKCGAAEAEIMNLPERVGTFSAIPALGGISLPPGVIVMTALHSPAAASAAVTDSAFQIANLADCPQSHSSASSSSSSLGAAGGGGGGGGGGGGGGGGGGGGGGTGGGGGGGGNPAKKKRKRCGVCVPCKRLINCGVCSSCRNRKTGHQICKFRKCEELKKKPGTSLERTPVPSAEAFRWFF, encoded by the coding sequence ATGAACACCAACGTGTGCGTGGAGACGGGGCCCAACCCCGAGGCGCCGGGGCTGCCCAAGGAGAACCACCTGCCCGACGGCGCCCTCAACAGCCTTGTGGATTACAACTCGGAGATGGAGCGCTACCGCTCCTTCGCCACCTTCTACAAGACCAACGGCGGGGCCTTCCCTCAGGCGGCCAAGATCGCGCGCATCACCACCCCCATCTTCCCAACagccgcccccgccgccgccgcccgcatCGGCATGTCCCCCTGGAACTGCGCCCCGGCCACggcggccgccgccaccgccatgcTGTGGGGCAGCGGCGCAGGAGGCGGGGGCGCGGGCGTCGGCGGGCCTAACCCGGCGGCCGCGGCGGCGGGCGGCGTGGCCCGGAAAGCAGCtgccgtcgccgccgccgcctcgtCGGTCGCAGCAGCGCCGCCGCCGGCTTCGTCGCCCGCCTCTTCTCTGCACGCCGCCggcaggagcggcggcggcggcggcgggagttTGCACCATCGGAACGAGTCCCAGCGGCTCGGCAAGCCTGGCTGCGCGCCAGCCGAGCAGCCCTCGTTGCAAATGGCCAATAATAATTTCCTCTCCACCTTAGCCCCGGAACACTGCAGACCTTTGGCTGGGGACTGCATGAACAAGCTCAAATGCGGCGCTGCCGAAGCAGAGATAATGAATCTCCCCGAGCGCGTGGGGACTTTTTCCGCTATCCCGGCTTTAGGGGGCATCTCATTACCTCCCGGGGTCATCGTCATGACAGCCTTGCACTCCCCCGCAGCAGCCTCAGCAGCCGTCACAGACAGCGCGTTTCAAATTGCCAATCTGGCAGACTGCCCGCAGAGCCATTCCTCCGCCTCTTCGTCGTCCTCCTCCTTGGGAGCCgccggaggagggggaggaggcgggggtggtggtggaggaggaggaggagggggcggcggcggcggcggcacgggaggaggaggagggggcggcGGCAACCCAgccaagaagaagaggaaaaggtgtggggtCTGCGTGCCCTGCAAGAGGCTCATCAACTGTGGAGTCTGCAGCAGTTGCAGGAACCGCAAAACGGGACACCAGATCTGCAAATTTAGGAAATGTGAAGAGCTAAAGAAAAAACCTGGCACTTCGCTAGAG